From one Rubrobacter xylanophilus genomic stretch:
- a CDS encoding ABC transporter permease: MRRTLAVGGRVVRQLLRNPRFLGLSIVAPLVIVYFLKLFFDTFPAGFDTDRYAVPAAAFIVHFLAFLLCAIALVQERTAGTMERMFVNGYRRAEIIGGYVLGYLGLATFQAAVALGEVLWLFELDYDADVLAALFAVVWLLAIASVMLGIFVSTFARREGQVFPFVPLIILPSVFLSGFLVDVDELPEWAEWLGHGFPMLYANNVIQEMIEPGGELSDVWTNFAVLAGYGAALLLLASLTLREVE; this comes from the coding sequence ATGAGACGCACCCTCGCCGTCGGCGGGCGGGTCGTCAGGCAGCTTTTGCGCAACCCGCGCTTCCTCGGCCTCTCCATCGTCGCGCCGCTCGTCATCGTGTACTTCCTCAAGCTCTTCTTCGACACCTTCCCGGCGGGCTTCGACACCGACCGCTACGCCGTCCCGGCGGCGGCCTTCATCGTCCACTTCCTCGCGTTTTTGCTGTGCGCCATCGCGCTCGTGCAGGAGCGGACGGCGGGTACGATGGAGCGGATGTTCGTAAACGGCTACCGGCGCGCCGAGATCATCGGCGGGTACGTGCTCGGATACCTGGGGCTGGCGACGTTCCAGGCCGCCGTCGCGCTCGGGGAGGTGCTGTGGCTCTTCGAGCTCGACTACGACGCCGACGTGCTCGCGGCGCTCTTTGCGGTGGTGTGGCTGCTCGCCATAGCGAGCGTCATGCTCGGCATCTTCGTCTCCACCTTCGCCCGCAGGGAGGGGCAGGTCTTCCCGTTCGTGCCCCTCATCATACTCCCCTCCGTCTTCCTCTCGGGCTTTCTGGTGGATGTGGACGAGCTGCCGGAATGGGCCGAGTGGCTCGGGCACGGCTTCCCGATGCTCTACGCCAACAACGTCATCCAGGAGATGATAGAGCCGGGCGGAGAGCTTTCGGACGTGTGGACCAACTTCGCGGTGCTCGCGGGCTACGGCGCGGCGCTTCTCCTGCTCGCCTCCCTCACCCTGCGCGAGGTTGAGTGA
- a CDS encoding ABC transporter ATP-binding protein yields the protein MDAIEVEGLEKHYGKKIQALRGVELRVRRGEVFGLVGPNGAGKTTLIKALVGSLRPTGGRARVLGLDPLKERGKLRQRIGYMPQSPVLYDDLSAQDNVAFFGRAHRTADLRRRVREVLEFTGLEERAKDPVHTLSGGMKNRVSLACALVHEPEMLFLDEPTAGVDPQLRSRFWEQFRKLAGGGATLFVSTHLMEEATLCDRIAILHQGRVIAADSPRRLLQRGKTRLIVERDGRREERLIGGRPEDLAEALKAYGLAREISALSVEADSLETVVLSLIGEEQR from the coding sequence ATGGACGCCATAGAGGTGGAAGGGCTTGAGAAGCACTACGGGAAGAAGATCCAGGCGCTCCGGGGCGTGGAACTCCGGGTGCGCCGGGGAGAAGTCTTCGGGCTCGTGGGGCCCAATGGGGCCGGAAAGACCACCCTCATAAAGGCGCTGGTGGGCTCGCTGCGCCCCACCGGTGGCCGGGCGCGGGTACTCGGGCTCGACCCGCTCAAGGAGCGGGGGAAGCTGAGGCAGAGGATCGGGTACATGCCCCAGTCCCCCGTGCTCTACGACGACCTCTCCGCTCAGGACAACGTCGCCTTCTTCGGGAGGGCGCATCGCACCGCAGATCTCCGGAGGCGGGTGCGGGAGGTCCTGGAGTTCACCGGGCTGGAAGAACGGGCGAAAGACCCCGTACACACCCTCTCCGGCGGCATGAAGAACCGGGTCTCGCTCGCGTGCGCGCTCGTCCACGAGCCCGAGATGCTCTTTCTGGACGAGCCCACCGCCGGGGTGGACCCGCAGCTCAGGAGCCGTTTCTGGGAGCAGTTCCGGAAACTCGCCGGGGGCGGCGCCACGCTGTTCGTAAGCACCCACCTCATGGAGGAAGCCACCCTGTGCGACCGCATCGCGATCCTGCATCAGGGCCGCGTCATCGCCGCCGACAGCCCGCGGCGACTCCTCCAGCGGGGGAAGACCCGCCTCATCGTCGAGCGGGATGGACGAAGAGAAGAACGCCTCATCGGCGGGCGGCCCGAGGATCTCGCGGAGGCGCTGAAGGCTTACGGGCTCGCGCGGGAGATAAGTGCCCTGAGCGTGGAGGCCGACTCGCTCGAAACGGTTGTGCTATCCCTCATCGGGGAGGAGCAGAGATGA
- a CDS encoding TetR/AcrR family transcriptional regulator has translation MGEERDRRDQILEAAFEEFSAKGFRGATIKSIAEAAGLQSPALIYWYFPDKEALFREVLGSRIPVLRAVRDPARLLERPPEEVLPLIARRYLSTFDNPAAQRMARLLVGEAMRRPEIAEIFGNAVIKRMLGFLKSYMAHQVELGRLRPHDVRSSARAFIGMLLPQVGGKVFFPAIREDGLTDEEHLRNVVGIFLEGLRPERKQGWTP, from the coding sequence TTGGGCGAGGAGCGGGACAGGCGGGACCAGATCCTGGAGGCGGCCTTTGAGGAGTTCTCGGCGAAGGGGTTTCGGGGGGCGACGATAAAGAGCATCGCGGAGGCGGCGGGGCTGCAGTCTCCGGCCCTGATCTACTGGTACTTCCCGGACAAGGAGGCGCTCTTCAGGGAGGTCTTGGGGTCGCGCATCCCGGTGCTGCGCGCGGTGCGAGACCCGGCGCGGCTGCTGGAGCGCCCCCCCGAGGAGGTGCTGCCGCTCATAGCGAGGAGGTACCTCTCCACCTTCGACAACCCGGCGGCCCAGAGGATGGCGCGGCTGCTGGTCGGCGAGGCCATGCGGCGGCCCGAGATCGCGGAGATCTTCGGCAACGCCGTCATAAAGAGGATGCTCGGGTTCCTCAAGAGCTACATGGCACATCAGGTCGAGCTCGGCAGGCTCCGCCCGCACGACGTCCGCTCCAGCGCGCGGGCCTTTATCGGGATGCTGCTGCCCCAGGTCGGGGGCAAGGTCTTCTTCCCCGCGATAAGGGAGGACGGCCTCACCGACGAAGAGCACCTCCGGAACGTGGTCGGCATCTTCTTGGAAGGGTTGAGACCGGAAAGGAAGCAGGGATGGACGCCATAG
- a CDS encoding glycogen debranching N-terminal domain-containing protein encodes MPDRETETLEGLVNVVSPGAYAVSDVAGDFDGGAGGLYYRDVRHLSRFVLEVGGERPVVRGREARGTAAEFLLEAPGLELVRRRRLGHGMEEEVEVCNPSGRAVEARLSFWVGADFEDVFVVRGFAGREERGEVVEEVREGTLRYLYRRGGFSRGTEVRFSAEGAKPVAGSGGIQCLLRLGAGERRVVRLSVALEEGGERVRAAERRGAPYAAAPVLETDWEALRRSWERSVEDLAALTFDAGEGLLLPAAGAPWYMALFGRDALLAAYGAMILTPEPARNALRALARWQATGRDDYADAEPGKIPHELRRGELAFFREVPQPYYGTADATPLFLVLLEEHRRWTADEELARELEGPARRALDWLLLHADRTEDGFIAYERRSPAGLRNHGWKDSDDSMLFRDGRRAGGMVAPCEVQGYAYDALLRTANLAESAWGDAKLAGRLREEAEDLKRRFDRDYWMEERGCYALALDGEGRQVDSVTSNAGHLLWSGIVPEEKAPLVARRLLSGEMFSGWGIRTMAEGEGGYDPLSYHNGSVWPHDSAIIAQGLACYGFRKEANRVAAALVEAAERFEYRLPEVFGGERRREGEGPVEYPSSCSPQAWAAAVVPLLVRAVLSVEPDPEARVLRSEPALPGGVGGLRLEGVPAFGGRWCVGM; translated from the coding sequence TTGCCGGACCGGGAGACGGAGACGCTGGAGGGGTTGGTGAACGTGGTCTCGCCCGGGGCCTACGCCGTCTCGGACGTGGCGGGGGACTTCGACGGCGGGGCCGGGGGGCTCTACTACCGGGATGTGCGGCACCTCTCGCGGTTCGTGCTGGAGGTGGGGGGCGAGAGGCCGGTGGTGCGGGGGCGCGAGGCGCGGGGAACGGCGGCGGAGTTCCTGCTGGAGGCGCCGGGGCTCGAGCTGGTACGGCGGCGCCGGCTCGGGCACGGGATGGAGGAGGAAGTGGAGGTGTGCAACCCTTCCGGGAGGGCGGTCGAGGCGCGCCTCTCGTTCTGGGTGGGCGCGGACTTCGAGGACGTCTTCGTGGTGCGAGGCTTCGCGGGGAGGGAGGAGCGCGGCGAGGTCGTGGAGGAGGTCCGGGAGGGGACGCTGCGCTACCTCTACCGGCGGGGCGGGTTCTCGCGGGGGACGGAGGTGCGGTTCTCCGCGGAGGGGGCGAAGCCGGTCGCGGGGAGCGGGGGGATCCAGTGCCTCCTGCGGCTCGGGGCGGGGGAGAGGCGGGTGGTGCGCCTCTCGGTGGCGCTCGAGGAGGGCGGGGAGAGGGTGCGCGCTGCGGAGCGGCGCGGGGCGCCGTATGCCGCGGCGCCGGTGCTCGAGACGGATTGGGAGGCGCTGCGGAGGAGCTGGGAGCGGAGCGTCGAGGATCTCGCGGCGCTCACCTTCGACGCGGGGGAGGGATTGCTCCTCCCGGCGGCCGGGGCGCCGTGGTACATGGCTCTCTTCGGGCGGGACGCGCTCCTTGCAGCCTACGGGGCCATGATCCTCACCCCCGAGCCGGCGCGTAACGCGCTGCGGGCGCTCGCCCGGTGGCAGGCGACCGGGCGGGACGACTACGCCGACGCCGAGCCCGGCAAGATCCCGCACGAGCTCCGGCGCGGCGAGCTGGCCTTCTTCCGGGAGGTCCCGCAGCCCTACTACGGTACCGCCGACGCCACCCCGCTCTTCCTCGTCCTGCTCGAGGAGCACCGGCGCTGGACCGCCGACGAGGAGCTCGCGCGCGAGCTGGAGGGCCCGGCCCGTCGGGCGCTGGACTGGCTCCTCCTCCACGCCGACAGGACCGAAGACGGCTTCATCGCCTACGAGCGCCGCTCCCCCGCGGGACTCAGAAACCACGGCTGGAAGGACTCGGACGACTCCATGCTCTTCCGCGATGGGAGGCGCGCGGGGGGCATGGTGGCCCCCTGCGAGGTGCAGGGCTACGCCTACGACGCGCTGTTGCGTACGGCCAACCTCGCCGAGAGTGCCTGGGGCGACGCGAAGCTCGCCGGGAGGCTCCGCGAGGAGGCCGAAGACCTCAAGCGCCGCTTCGACCGCGACTACTGGATGGAGGAGAGAGGCTGCTACGCCCTCGCCCTCGACGGGGAGGGCCGGCAGGTGGACTCCGTGACCTCCAACGCCGGGCACCTGCTCTGGAGCGGCATCGTGCCCGAGGAGAAGGCCCCCCTCGTTGCGCGAAGGCTCCTTTCCGGGGAGATGTTCTCCGGCTGGGGAATCAGGACGATGGCTGAAGGAGAGGGCGGCTACGATCCCCTCTCCTACCACAACGGCTCCGTCTGGCCGCACGACTCGGCCATCATCGCGCAGGGGCTGGCCTGCTACGGTTTCCGAAAGGAGGCGAACAGGGTCGCGGCCGCGCTTGTCGAGGCTGCCGAGCGCTTCGAGTACCGCCTGCCCGAGGTCTTCGGGGGAGAGCGGCGGAGGGAGGGGGAGGGCCCGGTCGAGTACCCGTCCTCCTGCAGCCCGCAGGCGTGGGCGGCCGCTGTGGTGCCGCTCCTCGTGCGCGCCGTGCTGAGCGTCGAGCCCGACCCGGAGGCGCGGGTCCTGCGCTCGGAGCCGGCGTTGCCCGGGGGCGTGGGCGGGCTACGCCTCGAGGGCGTCCCGGCGTTCGGCGGGCGGTGGTGTGTCGGGATGTGA
- a CDS encoding MarP family serine protease: MTALDWCIVAFVALAVLRGARTGFLAGLFSLVGVLLGASIGSRVAGHLIPEGESPFLGAAITLVSIVSFALLGELIARSAGGSLRNRLRNGGPSLLDSAGGAVLGLALSLLLVWAVGIFAIQSPPLSGLHPLVKDSRIIRALDERMPAELLTRAVAQLNPLPQMQGPDAGVEAPDGSIVRDPDVLAAGSRMVRITGIACGYGIEGSGWVAAPDLIVTNAHVVAGETVTSVQPGGTGPRRRADVVVFDRKNDVAVLRVENLGLTPLPLDEPVPGEPAAVLGFPGNGPLDIQPARTGTTQRVISSDAYNRGPVERTVTSFRVYVRPGNSGGPVVNAEGEVTATIFASRANSRNSGYGIPSQIIRRHLERAVSRTEPVSTGPCAG, from the coding sequence ATGACGGCGCTCGACTGGTGCATAGTTGCGTTCGTGGCGCTCGCCGTCCTGCGGGGCGCCAGAACGGGCTTTCTCGCCGGCCTCTTCTCGCTCGTGGGGGTTTTGCTGGGGGCCTCGATCGGCTCCCGGGTGGCCGGGCATCTGATCCCGGAGGGCGAGAGCCCCTTTCTGGGCGCCGCGATCACGCTCGTGAGCATAGTCTCCTTCGCACTCCTGGGCGAACTGATCGCCCGCTCCGCGGGAGGCTCGCTGCGCAACAGGCTGCGGAACGGCGGCCCCTCCCTGTTGGACAGCGCCGGCGGGGCCGTCCTCGGACTGGCGCTCTCCCTGCTGCTGGTGTGGGCGGTGGGGATCTTCGCCATCCAGTCCCCCCCGCTCTCCGGACTGCACCCGCTGGTGAAGGATTCCCGCATCATCCGGGCCCTCGACGAGCGGATGCCCGCCGAGCTCCTCACCCGAGCCGTCGCCCAGCTCAACCCGCTCCCCCAGATGCAGGGCCCCGACGCCGGGGTGGAGGCACCGGACGGGAGCATCGTCCGCGACCCGGACGTCCTGGCCGCCGGCTCCCGGATGGTCCGGATCACCGGCATCGCCTGCGGCTACGGCATCGAGGGCTCGGGATGGGTGGCCGCACCGGACCTGATCGTCACCAACGCCCACGTGGTCGCCGGCGAAACCGTCACGAGCGTGCAGCCCGGCGGCACCGGCCCGCGCCGGAGGGCCGACGTGGTGGTCTTCGACCGCAAGAACGACGTGGCCGTGCTGCGGGTGGAGAACCTGGGCCTCACCCCGCTGCCGCTGGACGAACCGGTCCCCGGCGAGCCGGCGGCGGTCCTGGGCTTCCCCGGCAACGGCCCGCTGGACATCCAGCCCGCCCGCACCGGGACCACGCAGCGGGTCATCTCCAGCGACGCCTACAACCGCGGTCCGGTGGAGCGTACGGTCACCAGCTTCCGGGTCTACGTCCGCCCGGGGAACTCCGGGGGACCGGTGGTGAACGCCGAGGGCGAGGTGACCGCGACGATCTTCGCCAGCCGGGCCAACTCCCGCAACTCCGGCTACGGAATCCCCTCCCAGATAATCCGCCGCCACCTGGAGCGGGCCGTATCCCGGACGGAGCCGGTGAGCACCGGTCCCTGCGCCGGCTAG
- the rlmN gene encoding 23S rRNA (adenine(2503)-C(2))-methyltransferase RlmN, translating to MGLAGTEERAGHPLAAEFLPEVRELLAERGEPAYRLGQAYAALASSLVSDWGEATSLPKELREELSGRVPASVLELRRISHARDGTRKYLFFTRDGHAIETVMIPERSRRTVCISTQVGCPMACTFCATGLLGIKRNLKAREIAEQVFAVARDIAPERVTNVVVMGMGEPFLNYRETIRALRVLNDPRGFRLAARHIAVSTSGLVDKIRRFADEPEQFHLAISLHTPFEEERRRLMPVAARHSIPELMDAARYYVERTRRKLFFEYTLLAGVNDGPEHVEALAELLDHPLYHLNLLRFNWTDTGFSATSLRRAREFLRHARSQGLSATLRPSRGQDIEAACGQLAAGDARGSAESR from the coding sequence GTGGGACTCGCGGGCACAGAGGAGAGGGCCGGGCACCCGCTCGCGGCGGAGTTCCTCCCGGAGGTCAGGGAGCTGCTCGCTGAGCGGGGCGAGCCGGCCTACCGCCTGGGGCAGGCCTACGCCGCGCTCGCCTCCTCGCTGGTGAGCGACTGGGGGGAGGCCACGAGCCTCCCGAAGGAGCTGCGCGAGGAGCTCTCCGGGAGGGTTCCGGCTTCGGTCCTCGAGCTGCGCCGGATCTCGCACGCCCGGGACGGCACCAGGAAATATCTGTTCTTCACCCGCGACGGGCATGCCATAGAGACGGTCATGATCCCGGAGCGCTCCCGCCGGACGGTCTGCATCTCTACCCAGGTGGGCTGCCCGATGGCCTGCACCTTCTGCGCCACGGGGCTGCTGGGGATAAAGCGCAACCTGAAGGCCCGCGAGATCGCCGAGCAGGTCTTCGCCGTGGCCCGCGACATCGCCCCGGAGAGGGTGACCAACGTGGTCGTGATGGGGATGGGGGAGCCCTTCCTGAACTACCGGGAGACCATCAGGGCCCTGCGGGTGCTCAACGATCCGCGGGGCTTCCGGCTCGCGGCCCGCCACATCGCCGTCTCGACGAGCGGGCTGGTGGACAAGATCCGGCGCTTCGCCGACGAGCCGGAGCAGTTCCACCTGGCGATCTCGCTGCACACCCCCTTCGAGGAGGAGCGCCGGCGCCTCATGCCGGTCGCCGCCCGACATTCCATCCCCGAGCTGATGGATGCCGCCCGCTACTACGTCGAGCGGACGCGCCGCAAGCTCTTCTTCGAGTACACCCTGCTCGCCGGGGTCAACGACGGGCCGGAGCACGTGGAGGCGCTTGCGGAGCTCCTCGACCATCCCCTCTACCATCTGAACCTCCTGCGCTTCAACTGGACGGACACCGGCTTCTCGGCCACGAGCCTTCGGCGGGCGAGGGAGTTCCTGCGGCACGCTCGCTCCCAGGGCCTCTCGGCCACGCTGCGACCGAGCCGGGGGCAGGACATAGAGGCCGCCTGCGGCCAGCTCGCCGCCGGAGACGCTCGCGGCTCAGCCGAGAGCCGGTGA
- a CDS encoding PH domain-containing protein, which yields MREEPKERLDPRAKTLWRLSGFLEMLPVLAAGLGLGWAVARYGDQPPAMAAVPVLATLVATLVNAFVLPELRWRRWRYEIREDEVDLQHGVFWVVRTLVPFARIQHVDTRSGPLQRRFGLATVVFYTAAGPNRIPELAAPVAAEVRDRIAELTRERDEL from the coding sequence GTGAGGGAGGAGCCCAAAGAGCGTCTGGATCCGCGGGCGAAGACGCTCTGGAGGCTGTCGGGGTTTCTGGAGATGCTGCCGGTGTTGGCGGCCGGGCTCGGGCTGGGCTGGGCGGTGGCGCGCTACGGCGACCAGCCGCCCGCGATGGCGGCGGTGCCGGTGCTGGCCACGCTGGTTGCGACGCTCGTCAACGCGTTCGTTCTGCCGGAGCTCCGCTGGCGACGCTGGCGCTACGAGATCCGGGAGGACGAGGTGGACCTGCAGCACGGGGTCTTCTGGGTCGTCCGGACGCTGGTGCCCTTCGCCCGCATCCAGCACGTGGACACCCGCAGCGGACCGCTCCAGCGGCGGTTCGGGCTGGCCACGGTGGTCTTCTACACGGCGGCGGGGCCGAACAGGATTCCCGAGCTGGCCGCCCCGGTGGCCGCGGAGGTCCGGGACAGGATCGCGGAGCTGACCAGGGAACGGGATGAGCTCTGA
- a CDS encoding PH domain-containing protein — translation MSSEPRHLHPAAMVIEGIRAVRGWASAAAIPGLAALLGGLSWWVLALLLLGVVSLIFGAALWGFLSWRATVYWVSGGAFHLRSGVLQKKERTIPLEHVQSVDTVQGILQRLFGVVEVRIETAGGGSSEPDAALPAVSRKAADKLRRELGGEGVEPGVEDVPVPRIIRRLSTRDLLVAGATSGQIGPAAALVGAASQFFDELYDRFLSEEAARSLLEALAPHAFAAAALLLLGVGLLAWLLAIAGTVLAYAGFTLSRSPDGRNVHISRGLLNRYEATIPVSRIQAVRVVEGVLRQPFGLASLRVESAGYGRDEGVSTTLFPMLPRREAAELLAAVDEGLAADPPLTPLPRRAFRRYVLRALLPALLAVLAAAGAWLAGAGAVWFSAVLPLPVLAVLYGALRYRDAGWALEGGRLVVRSRLVARTTSIAPRRRLQSRSVLRSPLQRRVGLATFRVRVASGGGGTGVEVVDLDLPSAWRLMDALGPSSASDRDPVPSR, via the coding sequence ATGAGCTCTGAGCCCCGGCACCTGCACCCGGCGGCGATGGTCATCGAGGGGATCAGGGCCGTCCGCGGCTGGGCCAGCGCGGCGGCGATCCCCGGGCTCGCCGCGCTCCTTGGCGGCCTGAGCTGGTGGGTGCTCGCCCTGCTCCTGCTCGGCGTGGTGTCGCTGATCTTCGGGGCCGCTCTGTGGGGGTTCCTCTCCTGGCGGGCCACGGTCTACTGGGTCTCGGGCGGGGCCTTCCACCTGCGCAGCGGGGTCCTGCAGAAGAAGGAGCGGACCATACCCCTGGAGCACGTCCAATCCGTGGATACGGTGCAGGGGATCCTCCAGCGGCTCTTCGGCGTCGTGGAGGTCCGGATAGAGACCGCCGGTGGGGGTTCCTCTGAGCCCGACGCCGCTCTCCCGGCCGTCTCCCGCAAGGCCGCCGACAAGCTGCGCCGCGAGCTCGGCGGGGAGGGGGTGGAGCCGGGGGTGGAGGATGTGCCGGTCCCCCGGATCATCCGCCGGCTCTCGACCCGGGATCTCCTGGTCGCCGGGGCGACGAGCGGACAGATCGGGCCGGCCGCCGCTCTGGTCGGGGCGGCCTCCCAGTTCTTCGACGAGCTCTACGACCGTTTTCTCTCCGAAGAGGCGGCTCGCAGCCTGCTGGAGGCGCTCGCCCCCCACGCCTTCGCCGCCGCCGCCCTGCTGCTTCTGGGCGTGGGGCTTCTGGCCTGGTTGCTCGCCATCGCGGGGACCGTCCTGGCCTACGCGGGCTTCACCCTCTCCCGCTCGCCGGACGGACGGAACGTGCACATCAGCCGGGGTCTGCTGAACCGCTACGAGGCGACCATCCCCGTATCCCGGATACAGGCGGTGCGGGTGGTGGAGGGCGTCCTGCGCCAGCCCTTCGGGCTGGCCTCCCTGCGGGTGGAGAGCGCGGGATACGGCAGGGACGAGGGGGTCTCGACCACCCTGTTCCCGATGCTCCCCCGCCGGGAGGCCGCGGAGCTGCTGGCGGCGGTGGACGAGGGGCTCGCCGCGGACCCTCCCCTGACGCCGCTCCCCCGCCGGGCGTTCCGCCGGTACGTGCTGCGGGCCCTTCTGCCGGCGCTGCTGGCCGTGCTCGCCGCGGCCGGAGCGTGGCTGGCCGGGGCGGGGGCGGTCTGGTTCTCTGCGGTGCTGCCGCTGCCGGTGCTCGCGGTCCTCTACGGCGCGCTGCGCTACCGGGACGCGGGTTGGGCCCTGGAGGGCGGCCGGCTGGTCGTTCGCTCGCGGCTCGTCGCCCGCACCACCTCCATCGCCCCGCGTCGCAGGCTGCAGTCCCGCAGCGTCCTGCGCAGTCCCCTGCAGCGGCGGGTGGGGCTGGCCACCTTCCGGGTGCGGGTCGCCTCGGGTGGGGGCGGGACGGGGGTGGAGGTCGTGGATCTGGACCTCCCCTCGGCCTGGCGCCTGATGGACGCTCTGGGGCCGTCGTCCGCTAGTGACAGAGACCCCGTCCCGAGTCGGTGA
- a CDS encoding metallophosphoesterase family protein produces the protein MADCKGTGERQTARLVTRISGTVFTVGDNVQGRGRWSEFTDCYAPTWGRFKNRTRPAAGNHEYYTSGAFGSRAGRPGLGYYSYDRGSWHVVVLNSNRGHVACGAGSRQLEWLKRDLAANRSRCTMAIFHHPLFTSSRSADTKAVRPFWKALYNNRAELILNGHAHSYERFAPQTPFGRRAPERGIRQFVVGTGGTPPLNPFGARPANSQVRNDKTLGVLRLTLRSGSYSWKCVPVAGKTFTDSGRGLCH, from the coding sequence ATGGCAGACTGCAAGGGCACCGGGGAGCGGCAGACGGCGCGGCTGGTCACCCGCATCTCCGGCACCGTCTTCACGGTCGGGGACAACGTCCAGGGGCGGGGGAGGTGGTCGGAGTTCACCGACTGCTACGCCCCGACGTGGGGGCGCTTCAAGAACCGGACCAGGCCCGCGGCCGGAAACCACGAGTACTACACCTCGGGCGCCTTCGGCAGCCGCGCCGGCAGGCCCGGGCTCGGCTACTACAGCTACGACCGGGGCAGCTGGCACGTGGTGGTCCTCAACAGCAACCGCGGTCACGTGGCCTGCGGCGCGGGCTCGCGCCAGCTCGAGTGGCTCAAGCGGGACCTCGCGGCCAACCGGTCCCGCTGCACCATGGCCATCTTCCACCACCCGCTCTTCACCTCCTCCAGGAGCGCCGACACCAAAGCGGTGCGGCCCTTCTGGAAGGCGCTCTACAACAACCGGGCGGAGCTCATCCTCAACGGCCACGCCCACAGCTACGAGCGCTTCGCCCCGCAGACCCCCTTCGGCCGGCGGGCGCCGGAGCGCGGGATCCGGCAGTTCGTCGTCGGGACGGGCGGCACACCGCCGCTCAACCCCTTCGGGGCGCGGCCGGCCAACAGCCAGGTCCGCAACGACAAGACCCTCGGCGTCTTGAGGCTCACGCTCAGGTCCGGCAGCTACTCCTGGAAGTGCGTCCCGGTGGCGGGCAAGACCTTCACCGACTCGGGACGGGGTCTCTGTCACTAG